The Nitrospira sp. sequence TCGGGACAAAGAGATGGGGGACAAAGAGATGGGGTCGTTGCTTGACTTTGCACTGCCACCCTCCTACCCTCCCGCCTCATGGCCCGCCAACTGCGATTGGAATATCCCGGCGCCTTACCACCTGACCGCCCGCGGCAACGAGCAGCAGCCCGTCTTTCACGATGTCACCGACCGACAGCATTTCCTGAAACTATTTGGCAGAGAAATTCTCCAGCAGCACTGGCGGTGCTATGCCTATTGACTGATAGGGAATCATTATCATCGGCTCATGGACACACCCGAACCGAATCTGAGCCGCGGCATGCGGCGGCTGAATGGCAGGGCTATACACAGCGCGCTTCAACTGGCGGCATCAACGCGTCGGCCATCTCTTGCAAGGGCGATTCAAAAGCATCCTGGTCTAGATCTTGGCCTAGGGTCGTTGCTTGATTTGGCACGACCCTGCTATCCCTCGGCGAGCGCGCTGAAGAGACAGGAGGCGCTGAACCGATGCCGTGCCTACCGCTTATAGATCTCTCGTCGGTGTCCCACGCGCAGAATTACAACCTGGCCTCCTTCCAGATCGAAGACGACGCGATAATCACCGATGCGAAATCGGTAGGAGCCCAATTCCGATTGCTTGAGAGGCTCGGCGTACTTGAGAGGATCGGATTCGTAACGGAGGAGAGTTTTCCCTATGCGCTGCTTTACCTTCAAATCAAGCGCA is a genomic window containing:
- a CDS encoding type II toxin-antitoxin system RelE/ParE family toxin is translated as MKYRLVYTHRAIRDIDALDLKVKQRIGKTLLRYESDPLKYAEPLKQSELGSYRFRIGDYRVVFDLEGGQVVILRVGHRREIYKR